The Deltaproteobacteria bacterium genome has a window encoding:
- a CDS encoding site-2 protease family protein, giving the protein AITVHEYAHGRVAYLFGDPTAKMMGRLTFNPFSHLDPMGAIYFLLVGFGWAKPVPIEPRYFKNPRRDQVLVSLAGPSANFATAIICGIVLRNFFWENQQFLMVFSQMVVLNLAFALFNLLPIPPLDGSHVVEGMLPLRQAYQYRRWSRYGPMVLLGILVFDNLTRAGILNAILGTPVIVLSYYLGGGAVIAGLHLLSLLH; this is encoded by the coding sequence CGCTATAACAGTCCATGAATATGCGCACGGAAGAGTTGCCTACCTGTTCGGGGATCCAACGGCAAAGATGATGGGCCGATTGACGTTCAACCCGTTCTCCCATCTGGACCCCATGGGAGCCATCTACTTTCTCCTGGTCGGATTCGGGTGGGCCAAACCCGTTCCCATAGAGCCTCGTTACTTCAAGAACCCCAGACGCGATCAGGTTCTTGTATCATTGGCCGGTCCTTCCGCAAACTTCGCAACGGCCATTATCTGTGGAATCGTATTGAGGAATTTCTTTTGGGAGAACCAGCAATTTCTTATGGTGTTCTCTCAGATGGTGGTGTTGAACCTGGCGTTTGCCCTGTTCAATTTGCTTCCGATCCCGCCCTTGGATGGGAGCCACGTTGTGGAAGGTATGTTGCCCCTGAGGCAGGCATATCAATACAGACGTTGGTCAAGATACGGTCCCATGGTGCTTTTGGGAATCCTTGTGTTTGATAATCTCACCCGTGCAGGAATCCTGAATGCCATTTTAGGTACACCCGTAATAGTTCTTTCTTACTATCTGGGTGGGGGAGCCGTTATCGCCGGACTTCATCTTCTAAGCCTGCTGCATTGA